ATTTGGTGTGTTGCTAAACATGACCAATGACTCAGACGTACATGCTAATCAAGTGAATAATATCGTTAATGCAACACCTAAAATGCCAACGGGCGATGAAGGTAAAAGCATGTTCATTTATGGCGCCCGTGATAACCGTGTTTATGACAATGAATTTGCCAATAGCGAAATCGGTATTTACATGGCGATGGGTGGCGAAGGTAATCAAATATACCGTAACCAGTTTATTAATAACCAAGCTCAGGTGAAGTACGTCGGCGATACGATTGTTGAATGGAGTCATAAAGAACAAGGGAATTATTGGAGCGGTTTTATCGGCTGGGATCAGTCAGGTGATGGGATTAGCGAGCAAGCTTATCAGCCAAGCGATCATTTAGATCGTTTGTATTGGTTATATCCTGAAGCGCACTTTTTATTGAAAAGTCCGGTGGCTTCGTTACTGCGCTGGACTCAGCAGCAATTTCAAATAATGCCAGAGGCAGGTGTGATGGACAGTTATCCAATGATGAGTCCAATTGCAAATTCCAATATTGGTTATGCCGCTGAATTAGCAGATAACCCACCTGCTAATTCAAACATAGTTTCTACAACTCAGTCTTCTGAGCAATCGTTAAGCAAGTAGGTTTTTATGCCAAGCAATTCAGTTATTCAGGTCCAGAACCTCATTAAACAGTACGGTGAATATACTGCCGTCGACGATATTAGTTTACAGGTGCATGCGGGGGAAACGTTAGCATTACTGGGCCATAACGGTGCAGGTAAGTCTAGCCTGATAAAAATGCTGTTAGGCATAGTTAAACCAACATCAGGTCATATTACCATGATGGGGAAAACGGTGACGCACGAAAAAGATCGCCGTCAGATCAATCTAGGTTACCTGCCTGAAAATATCAGTTTATATGAAAAGTTAACTGGCAAAGAAGTGCTCAATTATTTTGCCGCGTTAAAGCGAATTGATAAATCTAAAGTGCTGCAAGTGCTCGAAGAATTCGGCCTTGGGCACGCACAAGATAAACCGGTTAAAAGCTACTCAAAAGGGATGAAGCAGCGTTTAGGTTTTGCCCAAGCAATATTGTCATCTCCTGACATTTTATTGCTCGATGAACCTACTGTGGGGCTTGATCCTCAGGCTTCATTATTTATGTATCAAAAGATTGATGAATTAAAACGCCAAGGGTGCGCCATTGTAGTGTGTACTCATGAGTTGGCCGTGGTTGAAGATAATATTGATCGTGCTTTTATCATGGCTGATGGCAAGGAGTTAGCCTCTGGGTGTTTAGAGACGTTGCGCCAATCAACCGACTTAAAAGTGTTGTTTAAAGGAGAGGAAATTAATCAAGCTATAGTCGCGGATGAGTTTTTAAATACATTGGCTGTGAATAATCAATTATTGATTCATCAAGTAGATAAACCAAGAGTCATGAAGTATCTCACGCAGCATTGTGGCGTTTATAACTTCTCTATTGAAGAACCTGGCTTAAGTGATATTTACCATCACTGCATGAATAACCGTCAGCAAAACGCTGCTTAAGGTATTGTGATGTTTACACCTATTTTGACCATCGCCAATAAAGAAATTAAGGACAACTTTCGAAATCGTTGGGTTGTGTTTATTGGTTTGATCCTCACTAGTTTAGCGCTATTAATTACCTTTTCCGGCTCAGTTGTTAGCGGACAGTTAGTCATCCCCGAGCTACCCATGCTAATGGCAAGTTTAACCTCGGTTGGGGTATTTATTTTACCTTTAACAGCGATATTGCTTAGCTATGACAGTTTTATCGGCGAAGAAGAGTCTGGCACTTTACTGTTGTTATTGTCTTATCCATTGAGTCGTAATCAGATTTTACTTGGTAAGTTGGTTGGGCATATTGCAGTGCTGACATGCACTATCGTGTTCTCTTTTGGCTTAACTGCGGTGCTTATTCATTTGTTTACTGGTACGTCGGCTTTATTACTATTGTCGATATTTAGTCACTTAATTGTCAGTAGCATTTTACTGAGCATGTGTTTTGTTTTAATCGGCTATGTCGTGAGTTTACAAGTGGTCGAGAAAGCTAAAGCGATTGCGATTTTATTATTTATTTGGGTTGCCGTGGTGTTGGTTTACGACCTTATTTTGTTGACCTTAATGGTGGCAGAATCCGCTGGTATCTCTAATGAATTACTTCAAGTGCTTATTTTACTTAATCCAAGCGACATTTTTCGTGGGGTTATGTTGGTGGCGGCGCCGCAATTAAATAATGCTGATAGCATAGCAGCGCTCATTCAATGGCCATTATCAAGCCTTTATGGGGCACTAATCGCTTGGGTTGGCGCTATGATGTTATTTTCTATGTGGCTTTTTCAGCGTAAGCGCTTATAGCGCTTGTCGGTATTAAAGGATAGGGAGTCTGTGATTGTTTTCATTTATTCCGCGATTTTAGCCTAATAGCGGAGATAAATATTCCGTTGTTATCTAGGTCACAATCAAACTATCTAAGTAACTGTATTGTATGATTTAAAATATACTAAGACTGAGTTGGTAATCACATATTTTTTGGACTAATTGTATTATGATCGCTCAGTGTAACATTCGTTCATAGTACAATTTTAGGTGCAGACAGTGCTAAAAATAACTTCATATCTAACACTTGATACTTCGGCCAAGCAACTGGTTAATCATCTTAGTGATGAGAAAATCCCACTGACTTTTTCTGAAAATGCTGTACTGATCAAACTGTTGGATGATAGCGAAGAAATTTGGACCAAAGAGCAATTACTTGCAGAAGGTTGGCCAGATAGAGTTGTCGCGCCTACATCATTAACCCAATGCATTAGTACATTACGCCGTAAGCTAGAACCTTTCTCAGAAATTCATTTAAAAGCCGTTGCAAGACGCGGTTACCAGTTGCACATTAATGAGCGTAGCCATGTAAAAATGGTATCGTTGACAGACAGTCACACTATACGTGCAGCATTTTTAGATGTCAGCGTAATGGTAAAAATTGCTGGAGCGCTGATTGCTATTGGGTTACTTATCTTGGCTTGGTATCAGTGCGAATATCATAAGGTGTTAAAGCAAACTTCCCTTTGGAAAAGTGATAAGCAAGTTGAGCTGAACATTGGTGGTGTAAAAGAAAGTGCTATTTTGCTGTATAAAAACGATACAGATCAACTGCATGAATCAAAATGGCAAAAGCATCTTGCGCCTGAAAGTAATATTGTGACTGGCTTGAAAGGTTTCAGTGCTTTTGCGTTAACTAATGGCAGTAATTACTCTTTTGCGTCATGCCCTGGTTACTCGCTAGATGATTGTGATGGTAAAGGCATTATAAACATTAACTCACTATCACCAGAGCCTGCTGGTTTAAACATGCAGCAGTTTGTGCCACTCAGTAAAACCATGGAAGATCGCATTCGCTATAACAGAGTCCTTATTCCACAAACAAGTTTAGATAATAGCGATGGCAATATTACCGAGCATCACTATCACGCCGATGTATATTTCCCTATTGCGGGGGAAAAACTGATCCGCGGCGATTTCAGTATTTCATTAGTCTACGAAGGAGATAAAAGTGGCCAAATCTATACCACCACCTGTATTACTGATGAAGACTGCATTACAACACCCATTAAATTGAAAACTCGCGGTAGATTTAATCAGTATCAGCAGCAAATTGGTGAGTACGATGTTGATGTGTTTTATACCAAAATTGAGCAGAAAGAGTTTATAAAGCCAGATTTTGTTACGCCGTCAGCCATGCGCTTTTATCGTGAAATACGCCGAGTCGATATACAAGAGACGGAAATGGTGTTTTTTAGAGTCCATCAAACTGATAATACTGCGGTATGGATCTTCCCATTCATGGACGGACTAGTAGCTTGGTCTAAGTATGAGAAAGTGAATTTTTAGAGATCAATTGATGATTGTATAACAGCAAAAATAATTAAATAAACAACAAAAAGCCGACTGTAAAAGTCGGCTTTTTAGTGTTTTACGCTTGCATGTATTTGCTTAAAGTAAGTATTAGCTAATCGTTATTTGATAAATGCGAATGCATCACCAAATAAGTGTGCTTCATCTACACCCATTTCACGGAATACTTCACGCGCTGCACCGACCATATCAAAGCGGCCTGCAATGTAGATGTCATAACCCACTAAGCTGATATAGTCTTGCTTAATCTGCTCAAGTAGATTGGCTTGTTTGCCATTCCAGTCTGCTGGTGCTTCTTCAACAACGGGAATAAATTCAAGCCAGTTGTTATCGGCGTGCCATTGACGTGCAATGGCTTGATAGTACATAGCATCTTCAGTACGGCAACCCCAATAAAATTGGGTTGGAGTTGTTTGACCTAAAGCAATTTGTTGCTCAATGATACTTTTGATGTAAGAAAATCCTGTACCGCCTGCCACCATGATACGCGGACGTTTGCTGTCTGAACGTAAAAAAGCATTACCAGCCGGCGCTTCAATATC
This window of the Shewanella goraebulensis genome carries:
- a CDS encoding ABC transporter ATP-binding protein; translated protein: MPSNSVIQVQNLIKQYGEYTAVDDISLQVHAGETLALLGHNGAGKSSLIKMLLGIVKPTSGHITMMGKTVTHEKDRRQINLGYLPENISLYEKLTGKEVLNYFAALKRIDKSKVLQVLEEFGLGHAQDKPVKSYSKGMKQRLGFAQAILSSPDILLLDEPTVGLDPQASLFMYQKIDELKRQGCAIVVCTHELAVVEDNIDRAFIMADGKELASGCLETLRQSTDLKVLFKGEEINQAIVADEFLNTLAVNNQLLIHQVDKPRVMKYLTQHCGVYNFSIEEPGLSDIYHHCMNNRQQNAA
- a CDS encoding ABC transporter permease, whose product is MFTPILTIANKEIKDNFRNRWVVFIGLILTSLALLITFSGSVVSGQLVIPELPMLMASLTSVGVFILPLTAILLSYDSFIGEEESGTLLLLLSYPLSRNQILLGKLVGHIAVLTCTIVFSFGLTAVLIHLFTGTSALLLLSIFSHLIVSSILLSMCFVLIGYVVSLQVVEKAKAIAILLFIWVAVVLVYDLILLTLMVAESAGISNELLQVLILLNPSDIFRGVMLVAAPQLNNADSIAALIQWPLSSLYGALIAWVGAMMLFSMWLFQRKRL
- a CDS encoding winged helix-turn-helix domain-containing protein, producing MLKITSYLTLDTSAKQLVNHLSDEKIPLTFSENAVLIKLLDDSEEIWTKEQLLAEGWPDRVVAPTSLTQCISTLRRKLEPFSEIHLKAVARRGYQLHINERSHVKMVSLTDSHTIRAAFLDVSVMVKIAGALIAIGLLILAWYQCEYHKVLKQTSLWKSDKQVELNIGGVKESAILLYKNDTDQLHESKWQKHLAPESNIVTGLKGFSAFALTNGSNYSFASCPGYSLDDCDGKGIININSLSPEPAGLNMQQFVPLSKTMEDRIRYNRVLIPQTSLDNSDGNITEHHYHADVYFPIAGEKLIRGDFSISLVYEGDKSGQIYTTTCITDEDCITTPIKLKTRGRFNQYQQQIGEYDVDVFYTKIEQKEFIKPDFVTPSAMRFYREIRRVDIQETEMVFFRVHQTDNTAVWIFPFMDGLVAWSKYEKVNF
- the fre gene encoding NAD(P)H-flavin reductase gives rise to the protein MNTIRCKVEKVTAFNDAVFQVFLKPEVTFEFQAGQYLSIVMGEKDKRPFSIASAPNAELLELHIGAAVSESYPMQVVERLTTQEFIDIEAPAGNAFLRSDSKRPRIMVAGGTGFSYIKSIIEQQIALGQTTPTQFYWGCRTEDAMYYQAIARQWHADNNWLEFIPVVEEAPADWNGKQANLLEQIKQDYISLVGYDIYIAGRFDMVGAAREVFREMGVDEAHLFGDAFAFIK